The proteins below come from a single Iocasia fonsfrigidae genomic window:
- the hydE gene encoding [FeFe] hydrogenase H-cluster radical SAM maturase HydE gives MDSRLRDLLRQLYLENQLASKDILYILNKVDDSNKEILFNYAEKTVLKTYQKKVYLRALLEFSNYCRNNCYYCGIRNNNREIKRYRLSVKKIIKCCLLAYQHGYRTFVLQSGEDDFFKEDILIKLLQRLKSNHPEAAITLSIGEYPYKSYQRFYQAGADRFLLRHESISKELYKKYHPDMSYSRRLQCLKNLKKIGYQVGAGFIVGLPGQTNKILTEELLFLKKLNPDMVGIGPLIPHPKTPLAGSQTGSVDKTLLLLSLIRLLLPETLLPVTTAVNTLDKKGWEKGLKAGANVIMPVISPAISRGKYEIYQNKGNTDVSNLSEIKKRVERSGFKIDMSRGDSLKCLKTKLNNY, from the coding sequence ATGGACAGCAGATTAAGGGATTTATTAAGACAGTTATATCTAGAAAACCAACTGGCATCTAAAGACATCCTCTACATCTTAAATAAGGTTGACGACAGCAATAAAGAGATCCTTTTTAATTATGCAGAAAAGACTGTTTTAAAAACATATCAGAAAAAAGTTTATCTGCGAGCATTACTGGAATTCTCAAACTACTGTAGAAACAATTGCTATTACTGCGGAATCAGAAATAATAATAGGGAGATAAAGCGCTATCGGCTTTCAGTAAAAAAAATAATTAAATGTTGCCTGCTGGCCTATCAGCACGGTTATAGAACATTTGTCCTGCAAAGTGGTGAGGACGATTTTTTCAAAGAAGATATACTAATCAAACTACTGCAAAGGCTAAAATCAAACCACCCTGAGGCAGCAATAACTCTCTCGATAGGTGAATACCCCTATAAAAGCTACCAGAGATTTTACCAGGCAGGGGCAGATAGATTTCTTTTAAGACATGAAAGTATTTCAAAAGAGCTATATAAGAAATATCATCCAGATATGAGTTATAGCAGAAGGCTACAATGTCTTAAAAACTTAAAAAAAATTGGCTATCAGGTTGGAGCAGGGTTTATAGTAGGTCTACCTGGCCAGACAAATAAAATACTGACTGAAGAATTACTATTTTTAAAGAAACTAAATCCAGACATGGTCGGTATAGGACCTTTGATACCACATCCGAAAACCCCTTTAGCTGGAAGCCAAACTGGTTCTGTTGATAAAACTCTTCTGCTCTTATCACTTATACGTCTTTTATTACCAGAAACACTACTGCCGGTAACTACCGCTGTCAATACCCTTGATAAAAAAGGCTGGGAAAAAGGATTAAAAGCCGGTGCCAATGTTATTATGCCTGTAATCTCACCTGCTATAAGCAGGGGTAAATATGAAATCTATCAAAATAAAGGTAATACAGATGTCTCTAACTTAAGTGAAATAAAAAAAAGGGTTGAAAGGTCAGGTTTTAAGATAGATATGTCCAGAGGAGATAGTCTTAAGTGTTTAAAAACAAAGCTAAATAATTATTAA
- a CDS encoding TM1266 family iron-only hydrogenase system putative regulator has protein sequence MEEKIAVVAAVLDNPAKSQHKFNSTIAEFKDLIRGRLGLPLPDKGVAAISIIVVGSIDNINSLTGKLGNIEGVNVKISISKKEI, from the coding sequence ATGGAGGAAAAAATAGCAGTTGTTGCAGCAGTTCTAGATAATCCAGCCAAATCTCAGCACAAATTTAATAGTACTATTGCGGAATTTAAAGATTTAATCAGGGGACGGCTGGGATTACCCCTTCCTGATAAAGGGGTTGCTGCTATATCTATAATCGTCGTCGGCAGTATTGATAATATTAATAGCCTAACAGGTAAACTTGGTAATATTGAAGGTGTAAATGTGAAAATATCTATTTCTAAAAAGGAAATATAA
- a CDS encoding DUF5320 domain-containing protein yields MPAGNGTGPQGTGPMTGRGLGTCTEAANEDRIKTAAGPRRYMAYRRGNRTGRKRGSGRNLS; encoded by the coding sequence ATGCCAGCTGGAAATGGAACAGGACCTCAAGGAACTGGTCCAATGACTGGTAGGGGACTGGGCACTTGTACTGAAGCAGCTAATGAAGATAGAATTAAAACAGCAGCGGGGCCTCGTAGATATATGGCTTACCGTAGAGGAAATAGAACTGGTAGAAAAAGAGGCAGTGGTCGAAACCTATCATAA
- a CDS encoding flavin reductase family protein produces MKRDVKEFKSCLKPSPDVVVSCRGANGQDNALVVAYACNCSYDPPMVMVGIVPSRYSYHMVKETGVFVVNLVAEKNKEAFDYLGSHSGRDENKLEKLSLNYKEGVKVAAPVLLDFPVNIECEVVDSIKTGSHEMFVGKVVYIHADEELIDDEGRIVFSRIK; encoded by the coding sequence ATGAAAAGAGATGTAAAGGAATTTAAATCATGTTTAAAACCGTCACCTGATGTTGTTGTTTCTTGTCGTGGAGCGAATGGGCAAGACAATGCACTTGTAGTAGCATATGCCTGCAATTGCAGTTATGATCCCCCAATGGTTATGGTAGGTATAGTACCTAGTAGGTATTCGTATCATATGGTAAAAGAAACGGGTGTTTTTGTAGTTAATTTGGTGGCAGAGAAAAATAAAGAGGCTTTTGACTATTTAGGGAGTCATAGCGGTAGGGATGAAAATAAATTAGAAAAATTGTCGTTGAATTATAAAGAAGGGGTTAAGGTTGCAGCACCAGTATTGCTGGATTTTCCAGTTAATATTGAATGTGAAGTGGTTGATTCTATAAAAACAGGCTCTCATGAGATGTTTGTAGGAAAAGTAGTATATATTCATGCAGATGAAGAACTAATTGATGATGAGGGTAGAATAGTTTTTTCAAGAATCAAATAA
- a CDS encoding Fur family transcriptional regulator, whose protein sequence is MSNEYEKIINCIEGKGVRLTPQRRAVINVFIENKDQHLTAADIYDLLKVKNRSLGLATIYRTLNLLENKGVVVRRNFDSETSSYEFIINQSEHNHLICKSCGKVIEIPDLLPDNFKEIIFEQEKFHYIAHSTKVYGYCQDCQKELREEKNNNQGVN, encoded by the coding sequence ATGTCTAATGAGTATGAGAAAATAATAAACTGTATAGAAGGAAAGGGGGTTAGATTGACACCCCAGCGTAGGGCAGTTATTAATGTTTTTATTGAGAATAAGGATCAGCACCTGACAGCAGCTGATATATATGATCTCTTGAAAGTAAAGAATAGATCATTAGGTCTGGCTACAATATACAGAACATTAAACCTACTGGAGAATAAAGGTGTAGTAGTAAGAAGAAATTTTGATAGTGAGACCAGCAGTTACGAATTTATTATTAATCAGTCAGAACATAATCATTTAATTTGTAAAAGCTGTGGAAAGGTAATTGAAATACCTGACTTATTACCAGATAATTTCAAGGAAATTATTTTTGAACAGGAAAAGTTCCATTATATAGCACACAGTACTAAAGTTTATGGTTATTGTCAGGACTGTCAGAAAGAATTAAGGGAAGAAAAAAATAATAATCAAGGAGTGAATTAA